Within Nitrospirae bacterium CG2_30_53_67, the genomic segment CTCGTCCCATGTTGACTTCCACTTCTACAACAGTGTCGTCCTTCCCAACGCGTCACTTTCGGGGCTCAATCCCTTCAACCAATCGGCTTACGGCCTGCCAGCTTGCTATCTTACGCTTAAAGAAGGATGTTACCGCCCTCCCTCCAAAGACTCGCTACCCGGTGGCTGGCTTACCTTCCGGGGCGGGATTCTCACCCGCTGGATGATACGACCTTGCCCGGTCGCACTGTAGGTCTGACCCCAAAGCCCTCTGACCCCAAAGCCCTCCCAAAGCCCTCTGACCCCAAAGCCCTCCCCCGAATCATCTATTATTTCTTCTTGAAATCGGTGGTGATTCCGAGCTCTTTAACGCGAAGGCCGGCAAGACTTTCAAGTCTTCTTGCCTGCGTTAGAAGGGTTCGGCGAAGTCCGTCGGATACGTCACGTTCGCTGATGACACGAGCAAGGTTGGCAATCGTCGTGGCCCGTCGCGCAATACGCACATCAGGGTGTTTTCGTTGCGTGTATATCGCTTCGGGAATGATTCGTTGTTTGTAGGATTGGGGGAGCTTAATTTCACTTCGTGGCGCCATTTCTTTTTCGTTCAGCACCGCGCCAAGCTCGGATTCTCTCAAGACCTTTTGAAAAACTGTGTATTCTGCGCGATCCAAAAGCGTCTTTTGATCTTTTTTCAGAAGACCGTCCACAAGATCATCGAGCGGCCACACTTCAATGTATGCCACCTCGAACGGATCGAGCACGTTCATTGCGACGGCGTCGGTTCTCTGGTTCGTCAGGTGTCTGCTGACACGACCGCTTAGTTTTTCTTCGGTCTGTCCAACGTATATAGGCTCGCCGTCATAGTCGTAAAAGGCGTACACGCCGTGCTTGTAGCTGCCAATGCGCTTTCCGTTGCCGTCTTTCGAGGCGAAGAATTTTCTAATTTCAGCCCGAATCGCTGCCACATCTTCTGGAAGTCCGACTACCTCAAATTGCGGTTGCGGCGTACCGCTCTTGCTCGATTTCAATGGCGTGTAGCTCCTTCCATTCCGGTGTCAAATAATTCTCCGCAATCCATTTAATGACAGGAACGCAGACAGCGTCACCGAAGCCAAATAGTGCTTGGTTTAACGGAACTGTTATTTTGAAATCGTTCGCCCCCATTAGACGCGCGCATTCCCTGGGTGTGAGAAGGCGGACCGCATAGCGTCCTTTGCCCGCTACAAATAAAATCTGGCGGCCGCTTCCGCCTCTCGGCGTGCGAAGACAGCCCGCGACACCGTCCGTTCTTAACTCTGCCATTGATTTTCCATAACGCACACGTCGAAAGACCGTCCCACAGGAGAGGTCCTTTCCTGCAATCATCTTATCAGCGATAGAGCGATGTTTTTCACTCATCTGGTTGAGAAGATATTCAGCTCTTTCCTTACTCCACCAATAGACAGAGTTGGTGGGTAAACGCTCGACAATATCTCGTAAGGTTGTTTTAGCGGCCACGATGGGTGGAAGACTTCGTAAAGACCATCGAATATCGGGATTCCATAAGATAAAGTCCGCGAGAGCGTGGGGCCGACATTGGGATTGATAGAACGAAGGCGTTTCAGAGATACGGTCAGCCTTGCGTTTCCCGCGCTTTCCGATAAGAAAAAGGCGTTGTCTACTTTGCGGCACGAATAAAGCGGCGTCAATAATAAAGGCGTCAACCGCGTATCCCAATTCATTCAGCGCAAGGCAAGCGTCTCTGAAATCGTTTCCATCGTGGGAAGTCAGGAAGCCAGCGACATTCTCCAGCATGACGAGCGGCGGACGCCGGTTCCGCATTCCTTTAAGGGCATCCACGAAACCCCAAAATGCGCCGGAGTGTTGACCCGCCAGTCCACGTCGCGCGCCTGCCAACGAGAGGTCATTGCAGGGGAAAGACGCTGTTGCCAGCGCTACGCTTGGAATTTTGACAGGGGTCAATTCATGAACATCGCCAAGATGAAAATGAGCAACATCGTCGGTAAAATGGCCGCGATACATCCTCATCTTATCTTCGTCGATGTCATTCGCCCAGACAACATCCCAGCCGGCTTGCTCAAGACCTAATCGCATGAGTCCTATTCCAGCGAAAAACTCTGCAACTGTTTTTTCATTCTTCATATCCGCCCATCGCTTTCCGTAACCGTGTTACAGTTGATGGCTTTGCTACCATATCTTCCCATATTCTGACTACTTTCCAGCCTTCATCTTTGAGCGTGCGAGTTACAAGCTTGTCGCGCACTATATTGTGGTTTATCTTTTTCAGCCAATATTCACGGTTAGTTTGCGGCACCCGGCATTTTCGTGGATGCCCATGCCAGAAACACCCATCGACGAATACAGCAACTTTCCTGCGTGGAAACGCAAAATCGGGTTTGCCAAAAATAGGGTAGCGCCTGCGCCAGCCTACGATTTTAGATTTGCGAAGAACGGCGACCAATATCTGTTCCGTTGATCTGTTTCCGACGGATTTGACCTGCGCCATTATCCACGAGCGTTTCTTCGCGCTGAACGTATCCATGCAATCTTAAACCTTAAAAGCCATAAACATACTGATAAACTTTATCAGACTCTTTCGGCCATTTCAAGCAATTTGTGGAAGCTTTCTGCGCGGGATTAACAATGTTATTAAGCGACAAAACGAGTGTAACAGGAATAGGCTTCTTTGTAAAAGAAATTTGACATAACCTAATACATGATTCCCTGTTGTGATAGCCGCCGCAGGCGGTCCCGGCCCGGCAAGAATATTGAATAGGATTACAGGATCTCCACCTTCATGGCCTTGGGCGGGCAAGTCCCCACG encodes:
- a CDS encoding very short patch repair endonuclease, with translation MAQVKSVGNRSTEQILVAVLRKSKIVGWRRRYPIFGKPDFAFPRRKVAVFVDGCFWHGHPRKCRVPQTNREYWLKKINHNIVRDKLVTRTLKDEGWKVVRIWEDMVAKPSTVTRLRKAMGGYEE
- a CDS encoding DNA (cytosine-5-)-methyltransferase, which encodes MKNEKTVAEFFAGIGLMRLGLEQAGWDVVWANDIDEDKMRMYRGHFTDDVAHFHLGDVHELTPVKIPSVALATASFPCNDLSLAGARRGLAGQHSGAFWGFVDALKGMRNRRPPLVMLENVAGFLTSHDGNDFRDACLALNELGYAVDAFIIDAALFVPQSRQRLFLIGKRGKRKADRISETPSFYQSQCRPHALADFILWNPDIRWSLRSLPPIVAAKTTLRDIVERLPTNSVYWWSKERAEYLLNQMSEKHRSIADKMIAGKDLSCGTVFRRVRYGKSMAELRTDGVAGCLRTPRGGSGRQILFVAGKGRYAVRLLTPRECARLMGANDFKITVPLNQALFGFGDAVCVPVIKWIAENYLTPEWKELHAIEIEQERYAATAI